A single region of the Pseudomonas solani genome encodes:
- a CDS encoding L-threonylcarbamoyladenylate synthase has protein sequence MSQFFQVHPENPQPRLIKQAVEIVRAGGVIVYPTDSSYAVGCAIGEKNGVERIRRLRRLDDKHNFTLVCRDLSELGLFAKVDTAAFRLLKAHTPGPYTFILSATREVPRMLLHPKRRTIGLRVPDHPIALALLEELGAPLMSATLTLPGEALPMSDPYEMRQILEHQVDLIIDGGYGGMEASTVVDLSEGEPRLVRAGCGDPAPFLTDAEA, from the coding sequence GTGAGTCAGTTTTTCCAGGTCCACCCGGAGAATCCCCAGCCGCGGCTGATCAAACAGGCGGTGGAGATCGTCAGGGCGGGGGGCGTGATCGTCTATCCCACCGACTCCTCTTATGCGGTCGGCTGCGCCATCGGCGAGAAGAACGGCGTGGAACGCATCCGCCGCCTGCGCCGCCTGGATGACAAGCACAACTTCACCCTGGTCTGCCGCGACCTTTCCGAGCTGGGGCTGTTCGCCAAGGTCGACACCGCTGCGTTCCGCCTGCTCAAGGCGCATACGCCCGGGCCTTACACCTTCATCCTCAGCGCCACCCGCGAAGTGCCGCGCATGCTGCTGCACCCCAAGCGCCGCACCATCGGCCTGCGGGTGCCGGACCACCCTATCGCCCTGGCGTTGCTGGAGGAGCTGGGCGCGCCCTTGATGAGCGCCACCCTGACCCTGCCCGGTGAAGCCCTGCCGATGAGCGATCCCTACGAGATGCGCCAGATCCTCGAGCACCAGGTGGACCTGATCATCGACGGCGGTTATGGCGGCATGGAAGCCTCCACCGTGGTCGACCTGTCCGAAGGCGAGCCGCGCCTTGTGCGCGCGGGGTGTGGTGACCCGGCGCCCTTCCTGACGGACGCCGAGGCGTGA
- a CDS encoding segregation and condensation protein A: MEVFLEAFEGPLDLLLYLIRKQNINILDIPVAEITRQYMGYVELMKSVRLELAAEYLVMAAMLAEIKSRMLLPRSSEAEVEEEDPRAELIRRLQEYERYKAAAEGIDMLPRVGRDNTVPRLDAPEARARKLLPDVSLEELLLSMAEVLRRADMFESHQVTREALSTRERMSEVLERLKGGAFLPFVSLFTAEEGRLGVVVTFMAVLELIKEQLVELVQNEAFAPIHVRARAE; the protein is encoded by the coding sequence CTGGAGGTGTTCCTCGAAGCCTTCGAAGGGCCGCTCGACCTGCTGCTTTATCTGATCCGCAAGCAGAACATCAACATCCTCGACATCCCCGTGGCGGAGATCACTCGCCAATACATGGGCTATGTCGAGCTGATGAAATCGGTGCGTCTGGAGCTGGCCGCCGAGTACCTGGTGATGGCCGCCATGCTCGCCGAGATCAAGTCGCGCATGTTGTTGCCGCGCTCCAGCGAGGCGGAGGTCGAGGAAGAAGACCCGCGCGCCGAGCTGATTCGCCGCCTGCAGGAGTATGAGCGCTACAAGGCCGCCGCCGAAGGCATCGACATGTTGCCCCGGGTTGGCCGCGACAACACCGTGCCGCGCCTGGATGCTCCCGAGGCGCGGGCCCGCAAGCTGCTGCCGGATGTGAGCCTGGAAGAATTGCTGCTGTCCATGGCCGAGGTGCTGCGCCGCGCCGACATGTTCGAAAGCCACCAGGTGACCCGCGAGGCGCTGTCCACCCGCGAGCGCATGAGTGAAGTGCTGGAGCGCCTCAAGGGGGGCGCCTTCCTGCCGTTCGTCAGCCTGTTCACCGCCGAAGAAGGGCGATTGGGTGTGGTGGTGACCTTCATGGCAGTGCTGGAGCTGATCAAGGAACAACTGGTGGAACTGGTGCAGAATGAGGCCTTTGCACCCATCCACGTCCGCGCAAGAGCCGAGTAG
- the scpB gene encoding SMC-Scp complex subunit ScpB — MNLNDPKELASLLEAYLLASGKPLSLERIAELFEEAERPELAQIRAALAILATSCKGRAFELKEVASGYRLQVRERFAPWVGRLWEERPQRYSRAMLETLALIAYRQPITRGEIEDIRGVAVNSQIVKTLIEREWIRVVGYRDVPGRPAMFATTKGFLDHFNLKNLDDLPPLAALRELEPEPVLALDDVDVPVPEGLQARADLAGEEPAEPREETSFRSLLAELDTMEQGLKIDFDDLPVADADAEQPAGEEPAGVEAGDEALFDEAPDETRH, encoded by the coding sequence ATGAACCTTAACGACCCCAAGGAGCTGGCCTCCCTGCTCGAGGCGTACCTGCTGGCTTCCGGCAAGCCGCTGTCGCTGGAGCGCATCGCCGAGCTGTTCGAGGAGGCCGAGCGACCGGAGCTCGCGCAGATCCGTGCCGCACTGGCGATCCTGGCCACCTCCTGCAAGGGGCGCGCCTTCGAACTCAAGGAAGTGGCATCCGGTTACCGCCTGCAGGTGCGTGAACGGTTCGCGCCCTGGGTCGGCCGCCTGTGGGAGGAGCGCCCGCAGCGTTATTCCCGCGCGATGCTGGAAACCCTGGCGCTGATCGCCTACCGCCAGCCGATCACCCGGGGCGAGATCGAGGACATCCGTGGCGTGGCGGTGAACAGCCAGATCGTCAAGACGCTGATCGAGCGCGAGTGGATCCGTGTGGTCGGTTACCGCGATGTGCCCGGCCGCCCGGCGATGTTCGCCACCACCAAGGGCTTCCTCGACCATTTCAACCTGAAGAACCTCGATGACCTGCCGCCGCTCGCCGCCCTGAGAGAGCTGGAGCCCGAGCCGGTGCTGGCCCTCGATGACGTCGACGTGCCGGTGCCCGAAGGTTTGCAGGCGCGCGCCGACCTGGCGGGCGAAGAGCCCGCCGAGCCCCGCGAAGAAACCAGCTTCCGCTCGCTGCTGGCGGAACTGGACACCATGGAGCAGGGGTTGAAGATCGACTTCGACGACCTGCCCGTCGCCGACGCCGACGCCGAGCAACCGGCGGGCGAGGAGCCCGCCGGGGTGGAAGCGGGCGACGAGGCGCTGTTCGATGAGGCGCCTGACGAGACCCGTCACTGA
- a CDS encoding DUF1289 domain-containing protein gives MKDPCIKVCQFADDVCRGCGRTRSEIKGWKKLGKQARREVLAEADMRLLALAATGRRKH, from the coding sequence ATGAAGGACCCCTGCATCAAGGTTTGCCAGTTTGCCGACGACGTTTGCCGGGGGTGCGGACGTACCCGCAGCGAAATCAAGGGCTGGAAGAAGCTCGGCAAGCAGGCGCGCCGCGAGGTGCTGGCCGAAGCCGATATGCGCCTGCTGGCCCTGGCCGCGACCGGCCGGCGAAAACACTGA
- the rluB gene encoding 23S rRNA pseudouridine(2605) synthase RluB: MNEDEYSPAGEKLQKVLARIGLASRRDIEAWITEGRVKVNGVAATLGQRVDRHDAISVDGRLLKREEETEAVRRVLIYNKPDGEVCTRDDPEGRPTVFERLPRLRAGRWINIGRLDINTTGLLLFTTDGELANRLMHPSYEMDREYAVRVRGEVTEEILENLKNGVMLEDGPAKFTDIQEAPGGEGFNHWYHCVVMEGRNREVRRLWESQGLVVSRLKRVRFGPVFLTSELTMGRWREMGQSEVDILSGEVGLKPIQLPEVSSKHKDKVERMQRKLVKPVSGRGRRQGDERPARGPRSEGGERPARGRGEGAERPSRAPRGEGSDRPARAPRGEGSDRPARSPRGEGAERPARAPRPAARGEQNRGTPLAERPRDVAKKPRGKPQGDASEVAERPQRKPARPVSKRTNGPAGEGQRPGFGRKR, encoded by the coding sequence ATGAACGAAGACGAATACAGCCCCGCTGGGGAAAAGCTGCAGAAGGTCCTGGCTCGCATTGGCCTGGCTTCGCGCCGCGACATCGAGGCCTGGATCACCGAAGGCCGCGTCAAGGTCAACGGCGTGGCCGCGACCCTCGGCCAGCGCGTCGACCGTCACGACGCCATCAGCGTCGACGGCCGCCTGCTCAAGCGCGAGGAAGAGACCGAAGCCGTCCGCCGCGTGCTGATCTACAACAAGCCCGACGGCGAAGTCTGCACCCGCGACGACCCGGAAGGCCGCCCCACCGTATTCGAGCGCCTGCCGCGTCTGCGCGCTGGCCGCTGGATCAACATCGGTCGTCTGGACATTAACACCACCGGCCTGCTGCTGTTCACCACCGACGGTGAGCTGGCCAACCGCCTGATGCACCCCTCCTACGAGATGGACCGCGAGTACGCCGTGCGCGTGCGGGGCGAAGTCACCGAGGAGATCCTGGAGAACCTGAAGAACGGCGTGATGCTGGAAGACGGCCCCGCCAAGTTCACCGACATCCAGGAAGCGCCCGGCGGCGAAGGTTTCAACCATTGGTACCACTGCGTGGTGATGGAAGGCCGCAACCGCGAAGTACGTCGCCTGTGGGAATCCCAGGGCTTGGTGGTCAGCCGCCTGAAGCGCGTGCGTTTCGGCCCGGTGTTCCTCACCTCCGAGCTGACCATGGGGCGCTGGCGCGAGATGGGCCAGTCCGAAGTGGACATCCTCAGTGGCGAAGTGGGCCTCAAGCCTATCCAGCTGCCGGAGGTTTCCAGCAAGCACAAGGACAAGGTCGAGCGCATGCAGCGCAAGCTGGTCAAGCCGGTGAGCGGCCGTGGCCGCCGCCAGGGCGATGAGCGCCCGGCCCGTGGCCCGCGCAGCGAAGGTGGCGAGCGTCCTGCCCGTGGTCGTGGCGAAGGTGCTGAGCGCCCGAGCCGTGCACCGCGTGGCGAAGGTTCGGATCGTCCGGCCCGTGCTCCTCGTGGCGAGGGTTCTGACCGCCCGGCACGCAGCCCCCGTGGCGAAGGTGCCGAACGTCCCGCCCGCGCTCCGCGCCCGGCAGCCCGTGGCGAGCAGAACCGTGGCACGCCGCTGGCGGAGCGCCCGCGTGATGTGGCCAAGAAGCCCCGTGGCAAGCCCCAGGGCGATGCCAGCGAAGTGGCTGAACGCCCGCAGCGCAAGCCGGCGCGCCCGGTAAGCAAGCGCACCAATGGGCCGGCAGGCGAGGGCCAGCGCCCCGGTTTCGGCCGCAAGCGCTGA
- a CDS encoding GGDEF domain-containing protein: protein MVPSIPTNTIDFDAAKLQRLGFTSPAQSKLRQMTLLELRRQLSMQLQTSLDVERIVSLFFREVQRLVPLDALAYQHQSSDLRLEYGERAAHSAGYRLSHEGEYLGELIFRRRQRFDDAELSQLESLLACMLFPLRNALLYRTAVQSALRDPLTDTGNRIAMDQALQREVDLARRSQQPLSVLMLDIDHFKRVNDEYGHSTGDEVLKAVAATLKGKLRNVDMVFRYGGEEFLVLLSNTCREAAGMVGERLRMGVMEIQHLVGGRPIELSMSLGCATLLPAESVDSLLRRADSALYVAKRTGRNRLSMAG, encoded by the coding sequence ATGGTCCCGTCCATCCCTACCAACACCATAGATTTCGATGCTGCCAAGCTTCAGCGCCTGGGCTTTACCAGCCCGGCCCAAAGCAAGCTGCGGCAGATGACCCTGCTGGAACTGCGTCGCCAGTTGAGCATGCAACTGCAGACCAGCCTGGATGTGGAACGCATCGTCAGCCTGTTCTTCCGTGAAGTGCAGCGCCTCGTCCCCCTCGACGCCCTGGCCTACCAGCACCAGAGCAGCGACCTGCGCCTGGAATACGGCGAACGCGCCGCCCACTCGGCCGGCTACCGCCTGAGCCACGAGGGCGAGTACCTGGGCGAGCTGATCTTCCGCCGCCGCCAGCGTTTCGACGATGCCGAACTGAGCCAGCTCGAATCGCTGCTCGCCTGCATGCTCTTCCCGCTGCGCAACGCCCTGCTCTACCGCACTGCGGTGCAATCGGCACTGCGCGACCCGCTGACCGACACCGGCAACCGCATCGCCATGGACCAGGCGCTGCAACGCGAGGTGGACCTGGCGCGGCGCAGCCAACAGCCGCTGTCGGTGCTGATGCTGGACATCGACCACTTCAAGCGCGTCAACGACGAATACGGCCACAGCACCGGCGACGAAGTGCTCAAAGCCGTGGCCGCCACCCTCAAGGGCAAGCTGCGTAACGTCGACATGGTGTTCCGCTACGGCGGCGAGGAATTCCTCGTCCTGCTCTCCAACACCTGCCGCGAAGCCGCCGGCATGGTCGGCGAGCGCCTGCGCATGGGCGTGATGGAGATCCAGCACCTGGTGGGCGGCCGCCCCATCGAGCTGTCGATGAGCCTGGGCTGCGCCACGCTGCTGCCGGCCGAATCGGTGGACAGCCTGCTGCGCCGTGCCGACAGCGCCCTCTATGTGGCCAAGCGCACCGGCCGCAATCGCCTGTCCATGGCTGGCTAA
- a CDS encoding YciK family oxidoreductase translates to MFQYSARPDLLKGRVILITGAGRGIGAAAAKAFAAHGATVLLLGKTEANLNQVYDEIEAAGHPQPAVIPFNLETAQPYQYDELSAMVENEFGRLDGLLHNASIIGPRTPMEQLSGDNFMRVMQINVNAMFMLTSTLLPLLKLSSDASVVFTSSSVGRKGRAYWGAYGVSKFATEGLMQTLADELDGIANVRSNSVNPGATRTSMRSQAYPGENPENNPLPDAIMPVYLYLMGADSTGVNGQAFDAQ, encoded by the coding sequence ATGTTCCAATATTCCGCCCGCCCCGACCTGCTCAAGGGCCGGGTCATCCTGATCACCGGCGCAGGCCGCGGCATCGGCGCCGCTGCCGCCAAGGCCTTCGCGGCCCACGGTGCCACCGTGCTGTTGCTGGGCAAGACCGAAGCCAACCTCAACCAGGTCTATGACGAGATCGAAGCGGCGGGCCACCCCCAGCCGGCGGTGATCCCCTTCAACCTGGAAACCGCCCAGCCGTACCAGTACGACGAACTGTCGGCCATGGTGGAGAACGAATTCGGCCGCCTCGACGGCCTGCTGCACAACGCCTCCATCATCGGCCCGCGCACGCCGATGGAGCAGCTATCCGGCGACAACTTCATGCGTGTCATGCAGATCAACGTCAACGCCATGTTCATGCTGACCAGCACCCTGCTGCCGCTGCTCAAGCTGTCCAGCGACGCCTCGGTGGTCTTCACCTCCAGCAGCGTTGGCCGCAAGGGTCGCGCCTACTGGGGCGCCTACGGGGTTTCCAAGTTCGCCACCGAAGGCCTGATGCAGACCCTGGCCGACGAACTGGACGGCATCGCCAACGTCCGCTCCAACAGCGTCAACCCCGGCGCCACCCGCACCAGCATGCGCTCCCAGGCCTACCCGGGCGAGAACCCGGAAAACAATCCGCTGCCCGACGCCATCATGCCGGTCTACCTCTACCTCATGGGCGCCGACAGCACCGGCGTCAACGGCCAGGCCTTCGACGCCCAGTAA
- the mupP gene encoding N-acetylmuramic acid 6-phosphate phosphatase MupP: MRLRAVLFDMDGTLLDSAPDFIAVTQAMRVDRGLPALDDKLVRDQVSGGARAMVAAAFNMDPQAEGFETLRQEFLERYQAHCAVLTRPFDGIDALLQDIEKARLIWGVVTNKPVRYAEPIMQQLGLAERSAILICPDHVKNSKPDPEPLLLACSRLQLDPASVLFVGDDLRDIESGRAAGTRTAAVTYGYIHPDDNPSHWGADVVVDHPLELRAVLDRALCSC, encoded by the coding sequence ATGCGCCTCAGAGCGGTACTCTTCGACATGGACGGCACCCTGCTGGACTCGGCACCGGACTTCATCGCCGTGACCCAGGCCATGCGCGTCGACCGGGGCCTGCCGGCCCTGGACGACAAACTGGTGCGCGACCAGGTCTCCGGCGGCGCCCGTGCCATGGTCGCCGCCGCCTTCAACATGGACCCGCAAGCCGAGGGCTTCGAAACCCTGCGTCAGGAATTCCTGGAGCGCTACCAGGCCCATTGCGCCGTGCTCACCCGCCCCTTCGACGGCATCGATGCACTGCTGCAGGATATCGAGAAGGCACGCCTGATCTGGGGCGTGGTCACCAACAAGCCGGTGCGCTACGCCGAGCCGATCATGCAGCAGCTCGGCCTGGCCGAACGCTCGGCGATCCTCATCTGCCCGGACCACGTGAAGAACAGCAAGCCCGACCCCGAGCCCCTGCTCCTGGCCTGCAGCCGCCTGCAGCTGGACCCGGCCAGCGTGCTCTTCGTCGGTGACGACCTGCGTGACATCGAGTCCGGCCGCGCCGCCGGAACCCGCACCGCCGCCGTCACCTATGGCTACATCCACCCCGACGACAACCCCAGCCACTGGGGCGCCGACGTGGTCGTCGACCACCCCCTCGAACTGCGCGCCGTACTCGATCGCGCGCTGTGTAGCTGCTGA
- the ubiG gene encoding bifunctional 2-polyprenyl-6-hydroxyphenol methylase/3-demethylubiquinol 3-O-methyltransferase UbiG has protein sequence MSNVDHAEIAKFEALAHRWWDRESEFKPLHDINPLRVNWIDERARLAGKTVLDVGCGGGILSEAMAQRGAKVTGIDMGEAPLAVARLHQLESGVPVEYCRITAEELAAEMPGQFDVVTCLEMLEHVPDPASVIRACQTLVKPGGQVFFSTINRNPKAYLFAIVGAEYIMNLLPRGTHDFKKFIRPSELGAWSRAAGLQVKDIIGLTYNPLTKHYKLASDVDVNYMIHTLREE, from the coding sequence ATGAGCAACGTCGACCACGCTGAAATCGCCAAATTCGAAGCCCTCGCCCATCGCTGGTGGGACCGCGAAAGCGAGTTCAAACCGCTGCACGACATCAACCCCCTGCGGGTCAACTGGATCGACGAGCGCGCCCGCCTCGCCGGCAAGACGGTGCTCGACGTCGGCTGCGGCGGCGGCATCCTCAGCGAGGCCATGGCCCAGCGTGGCGCCAAGGTCACCGGCATCGACATGGGTGAAGCGCCCCTGGCCGTCGCCCGCCTGCATCAGCTGGAATCCGGCGTGCCGGTGGAATACTGCCGCATCACCGCCGAAGAGCTGGCCGCCGAGATGCCCGGCCAGTTCGATGTGGTCACCTGCCTGGAGATGCTCGAACACGTGCCGGACCCGGCCTCGGTGATCCGCGCCTGCCAGACCCTGGTCAAGCCGGGCGGCCAGGTGTTCTTCTCCACCATCAACCGCAACCCCAAGGCCTACCTGTTCGCCATCGTGGGCGCCGAATACATCATGAACCTGCTGCCCCGCGGCACCCATGACTTCAAGAAATTCATCCGCCCCTCCGAGCTGGGCGCCTGGAGCCGCGCCGCCGGCCTTCAGGTGAAGGACATCATCGGCCTCACCTACAACCCCCTCACCAAGCACTACAAGCTGGCCAGCGACGTGGACGTCAACTACATGATCCACACGCTGCGCGAGGAGTGA
- a CDS encoding TRZ/ATZ family hydrolase yields MPDAKAPLDLLLLPTWIVPVEPAGVVLRDHALGIRDGRIALIATREEALRWPATEVRELPGMLLAPGLINAHGHAAMSLFRGMADDLPLMTWLEQHIWPAEAKWVDEAFVRDGTELAIAEQIKGGITCFSEMYFYPAVASEAVHGSGIKAQITIPVIDFPIPGALDAAEAIRHGLELFSDLKHHPRIKVAFGPHAPYTVSDDKLENIRMLAEELDAGIHMHVQETAFEVQQSLEQRGERPLARLARLGLLGPRFQAVHMTQISDEDLALLVESNTSVIHCPESNLKLASGFCPVERLWLAGVNVAVGTDGAASNNDLDLLGETRTAAMLAKAVAGSATALDAHRALRMATLNGARALGMEQDTGSLEIGKAADMVAFDLSGLAQQPVYDPVSQLIYATGRDCVRHVWVDGKALLDAGRLTRLDEDRLIATAKAWSERIAGH; encoded by the coding sequence ATGCCCGACGCCAAAGCCCCGCTCGACCTGCTCCTGCTGCCAACCTGGATAGTCCCCGTGGAACCCGCAGGCGTGGTTCTGCGTGACCATGCGCTGGGCATCCGTGACGGGCGTATCGCGCTGATCGCCACGCGCGAAGAGGCCCTGCGCTGGCCCGCGACGGAAGTGCGCGAGCTGCCAGGCATGCTGCTGGCCCCCGGGCTGATCAACGCCCACGGCCACGCCGCCATGTCGCTGTTCCGTGGCATGGCGGACGACCTGCCGCTGATGACCTGGCTGGAGCAGCACATATGGCCGGCCGAGGCCAAATGGGTCGATGAGGCCTTCGTCCGTGACGGCACCGAACTGGCCATCGCCGAGCAGATCAAGGGCGGCATCACCTGCTTCTCCGAGATGTACTTCTACCCCGCCGTGGCCAGCGAGGCGGTGCACGGCAGCGGGATCAAGGCGCAGATCACCATCCCGGTCATCGACTTCCCCATTCCCGGCGCCCTCGACGCCGCCGAAGCCATCCGCCATGGCCTCGAACTGTTCAGCGACCTCAAGCACCACCCGCGCATCAAGGTCGCCTTCGGCCCCCATGCGCCCTACACGGTCAGCGACGACAAGCTGGAAAACATCCGCATGCTCGCCGAAGAGCTGGATGCCGGCATCCACATGCACGTGCAGGAAACCGCATTCGAGGTCCAACAGAGCCTGGAGCAGCGCGGTGAACGCCCCCTGGCCCGCCTGGCACGCCTCGGCCTGCTCGGCCCGCGCTTCCAGGCCGTGCACATGACCCAGATCAGCGATGAAGACCTGGCACTGCTGGTAGAAAGCAACACCAGCGTCATCCATTGTCCGGAATCCAACCTAAAGCTCGCCAGCGGCTTCTGCCCGGTGGAGCGCCTGTGGCTGGCCGGGGTCAACGTCGCCGTGGGCACCGACGGTGCCGCCAGCAACAACGACCTCGACCTGCTGGGCGAAACCCGTACCGCCGCCATGCTGGCCAAGGCCGTCGCCGGCTCGGCCACCGCCCTGGACGCCCACCGCGCTCTGCGCATGGCTACGCTCAATGGAGCGCGGGCCCTGGGAATGGAACAGGACACCGGCTCGCTGGAGATCGGCAAGGCCGCCGACATGGTCGCCTTCGACCTCTCCGGGCTGGCCCAGCAACCGGTCTACGACCCGGTTTCGCAGCTTATCTATGCCACCGGCCGCGATTGCGTCCGGCACGTGTGGGTCGACGGCAAGGCCCTGCTCGATGCAGGCCGCCTCACCCGCCTGGACGAAGACCGCCTGATCGCCACCGCGAAAGCCTGGAGCGAGCGGATCGCCGGCCACTGA
- the mtnA gene encoding S-methyl-5-thioribose-1-phosphate isomerase, translated as MREQLLAAEKVIAIDWRDGVLRLLDQRLLPQEETWLEYATAADVAEAIRLMVVRGAPAIGISAAYGLVLGARARLAAGGDWREALEQDFSVLADSRPTAVNLFWALNRMRERLERLKDGEDPLQVLEAEAVSIHESDREANLTMAQLGMELIRKHQGNPQALLTHCNTGALATGGFGTALGVIRAAHLDGLVERVYADETRPWLQGARLTAWELANEGVPVSLNADAAAAHLMKTAGITWVIVGADRITANGDVANKIGTYQLAVCAMHHGVRFMVVAPSSTIDMALESGDDIPIEEREGRELLELGGKRVAADVHAVNPVFDVTPADLIDAIVTEKGIVERPDTAKLAQLMCRKRLH; from the coding sequence ATGCGTGAGCAACTGTTGGCAGCCGAGAAGGTGATCGCCATCGACTGGCGGGACGGGGTCCTGCGACTGCTCGACCAGCGCCTCCTGCCCCAGGAGGAAACCTGGCTGGAATACGCCACGGCGGCCGACGTCGCTGAAGCGATCCGCCTGATGGTGGTGCGCGGTGCGCCGGCCATCGGCATCAGTGCCGCCTACGGGCTGGTGCTGGGCGCCCGTGCGCGGCTGGCGGCTGGCGGCGATTGGCGTGAGGCGCTGGAGCAGGATTTCAGCGTACTGGCGGACTCGCGACCCACGGCGGTCAATCTGTTCTGGGCGCTCAATCGTATGCGCGAGCGTCTGGAGCGCCTCAAGGATGGCGAAGACCCGCTGCAGGTGCTGGAGGCAGAAGCGGTCTCCATTCACGAAAGCGACCGCGAGGCCAATCTGACCATGGCCCAACTGGGCATGGAGCTGATCCGCAAGCACCAGGGCAATCCCCAGGCGCTGTTGACCCATTGCAATACCGGTGCCCTGGCCACGGGCGGCTTCGGTACCGCATTGGGGGTGATTCGTGCCGCCCACCTGGATGGACTGGTGGAGCGCGTCTATGCCGACGAGACCCGCCCCTGGTTGCAGGGGGCGCGTCTTACCGCGTGGGAGCTGGCCAACGAAGGCGTGCCGGTGAGCCTCAATGCCGATGCCGCGGCAGCGCACCTGATGAAGACCGCTGGTATCACCTGGGTGATAGTCGGGGCGGACCGCATCACTGCCAATGGCGATGTGGCGAACAAGATCGGCACCTACCAATTGGCGGTGTGCGCCATGCACCACGGTGTGCGCTTCATGGTCGTGGCGCCGAGCTCCACCATCGATATGGCGCTGGAGAGCGGTGATGACATTCCGATCGAGGAGCGTGAGGGGCGCGAGCTGCTCGAATTGGGTGGCAAGCGTGTCGCGGCCGACGTGCATGCGGTCAATCCGGTGTTCGATGTGACCCCGGCGGACCTGATCGACGCCATCGTGACCGAGAAAGGCATAGTCGAGCGGCCCGACACCGCCAAGCTGGCGCAACTGATGTGCCGCAAACGGCTGCATTGA